The following are from one region of the Equus przewalskii isolate Varuska chromosome 21, EquPr2, whole genome shotgun sequence genome:
- the SAMD10 gene encoding sterile alpha motif domain-containing protein 10 isoform X1 — translation MPASPCHTHRGDECIFTSLAQKLPQAPGPPVGAQGHSSLEACPATAHFSFCRTLLEHTVSAESIPCHLPRTPGTSLTWHDSRSQRAAGDRPVKLLQQPGTEAPQGRLYAEHYGLYHTSPSLGGLTRPVVLWSQQDVCKWLKKHCPHNYLVYVEAFSQHAITGRALLRLNAEKLQRMGLAQEAQRQEVLQQVLRLQVREEGRSLQLLSQASFGNVS, via the exons ATGCCCGCCTCACCCTGCCACACCCACAGAGGGGACGAATGCATCTTTACTTCGCTGGCTCAGAAGCTCCCTCAGGCGCCTGGACCTCCTGTAGGTGCACAGGGTCACTCGTCCTTGGAGGCATGCCCAG CCACTGCCCACTTCAGCTTCTGCCGGACCCTCCTGGAGCACACAGTGTCGGCAGAGAGCATCCCCTGCCACCTGCCTAGGACGCCAGGCACCAGCCTCACCTGGCATGACTCCCGCAGCCAGAGGGCAGCTGGCGACCGGCCAGTCAAGCTCCTGCAGCAGCCTGGCACAGAGGCCCCCCAG GGCCGGCTGTACGCTGAGCACTATGGCCTGTACCACACGAGTCCCTCACTGGGTGGCCTGACGAGGCCCGTGGTCCTGTGGAGTCAGCAGGACGTCTGCAAGTGGCTCAAGAAGCACTGTCCCCACAACTACCTCGTCTACGTGGAGGCCTTCTCCCAACACGCCATCACGG gCCGGGCGCTGCTGCGGCTGAACGCGGAGAAGCTGCAGCGGATGGGGCTGGCGCAGGAGGCGCAGCGGCAGGAGGTGCTGCAGCAGGTGCTGCGCCTGCAGGTGCGCGAGGAGGGGCGGAGCCTGCAGCTGCTCAGCCAAG CTTCCTTCGGAAACGTGTCGTAG
- the SAMD10 gene encoding sterile alpha motif domain-containing protein 10 isoform X2, protein MFTELRTKLSPPRGRAGAVRAGFGERRDVDATAHFSFCRTLLEHTVSAESIPCHLPRTPGTSLTWHDSRSQRAAGDRPVKLLQQPGTEAPQGRLYAEHYGLYHTSPSLGGLTRPVVLWSQQDVCKWLKKHCPHNYLVYVEAFSQHAITGRALLRLNAEKLQRMGLAQEAQRQEVLQQVLRLQVREEGRSLQLLSQASFGNVS, encoded by the exons ATGTTCACGGAACTGAGGACCAAGCTGAGCCCCCCGCGAGGCCGCGCCGGGGCTGTGCGCGCCGGCTTCGGGGAGCGCCGGGATGTGGACG CCACTGCCCACTTCAGCTTCTGCCGGACCCTCCTGGAGCACACAGTGTCGGCAGAGAGCATCCCCTGCCACCTGCCTAGGACGCCAGGCACCAGCCTCACCTGGCATGACTCCCGCAGCCAGAGGGCAGCTGGCGACCGGCCAGTCAAGCTCCTGCAGCAGCCTGGCACAGAGGCCCCCCAG GGCCGGCTGTACGCTGAGCACTATGGCCTGTACCACACGAGTCCCTCACTGGGTGGCCTGACGAGGCCCGTGGTCCTGTGGAGTCAGCAGGACGTCTGCAAGTGGCTCAAGAAGCACTGTCCCCACAACTACCTCGTCTACGTGGAGGCCTTCTCCCAACACGCCATCACGG gCCGGGCGCTGCTGCGGCTGAACGCGGAGAAGCTGCAGCGGATGGGGCTGGCGCAGGAGGCGCAGCGGCAGGAGGTGCTGCAGCAGGTGCTGCGCCTGCAGGTGCGCGAGGAGGGGCGGAGCCTGCAGCTGCTCAGCCAAG CTTCCTTCGGAAACGTGTCGTAG